A genomic region of Zea mays cultivar B73 chromosome 6, Zm-B73-REFERENCE-NAM-5.0, whole genome shotgun sequence contains the following coding sequences:
- the LOC100278145 gene encoding uncharacterized protein isoform X1 produces the protein MASTAAAPRTTKELMDALTAHLSLYHAAANPSPATAAASTSSSSPRAAILRWLASLSPAARAAAATSLLSPAAAAALLSMVRRLRLRGHSSFFVLHSSSPSTSARGAEEPTVLSRLSRGLLARAAASSRAQALLFANTLLFPSSPASSRRPDVITVAEAFVADLDGFVAAMDEISGGRFLCCGEGEVDLAALACQDFPELPWLNAKGYYVIEEFLANRLDIALRMSWAAAGGGSAGGRKAVRIGKSAKEKAGLAANAFWREKGYADWWMRLEPRMRASLMGVFFGKGAMALANEMVEGSDSASRDNLGEPGSFVANESCECTRQSLFRKNCASSVDGANILSCSKKSVFYKELKRLKLVEEIVCLKSNITCCSGDAIFFTSLVSAATAAGDVLMKLQGLLMVVSTESINLELIGDEAPKKKDVEKTSGGSRKGKKKSNTLKKLTTSAKPSKLTFFQDNGCSSSDNRNCSPLPNHCAPSVEGTAAGPPSEKTPYKEIVPTTKEQTVSLDGCKNQCNKKKNKRKGKTKLSNPMRPESPRSTKLKTVVPHSAAEALHEAAKEADVSPHHPSYVHPSKNEISEAVSCSDPSILSNGTKVISTSKGTKLEDTLYSPRVHSSLATERFQSAHDDAFKVAVQASSYLSQSESLVQSSSCLPSRSNEVSSTNLYGSSVDSLVRSAQEKTECDGKHVDHKSEVTKDRILPSAIPTDMLQSAISKNGGVMKNGGGECYVYNRNLLGGTSYEWPSVTPSHFVSPQMQQRPAAADRLHLDVGYRWPTQFNQPFLPANHQVRNPPIDAGHNQMLPSLAVPLSFDWPPVFRGYGKNASVSYDPLYTPQMQSSAWSGFPAQLVQRGGICSDSDVADDTESYWFSEEESDSRAHSGRDINQYFGGGVMYWSPAEHAGTGFSRPPSLSSDDSAWAWHEADVIRVVDDVANGIPSTYTNGVSSPPSTPSCSQNESLDPAAHLITGNEINNEALTSPSSVQDSPEDKIMQVAKAVSCGSEVVKADTLPYAMLRPIVVPSISRRSSRSEIKGAHDHRRSPCVPSTRRDIPILRRPPSPVVLSVPRVPRPPPPSPAGESRKRGFPIVRSGSSSPRHWGMRGLFSEDKIFHRAQFCLDGPEVVWPSWGNKGTSGTLVQTIEDTVLQDHLVKISQLSCDQHPDVALPVQPLDMLNGSSHKASLSLMHNALHEEIDQFCKQVAAGNLVRRPYINWAVKRVTRCLQVLWPRSRTNLFGSNATGLALPTSDVDLVVSLPPVRNLEPIKEAGILEGRNGIKETCLQHAARCLTNQDWVRSDSLKTVENTAIPVIMLVADVPCDTNMSNEYSSVLDGSQDYSVNMLGEQGSPPRSDTSSSEGSNMLMCSKLNKDDCDIVQSIRLDISFKSPSHTGLQTTELVRELSQQFPAVIPLALILKKFLADRSLDHPYSGGLSSYCLVLLIVRFLQHEHHLGRPINKNLGSLLMDFLYFFGNIFDPRHMRISIQGSGIYLNRERGQSIDPIHIDDPHCPANNVGRNCFRIHQCIKAFADAFAVLENELLQFSSECSMPVSSFNILKKIIPSIDSDEL, from the exons ATGGCCtccaccgccgccgcgccgcgcaCCACGAAGGAGCTCATGGACGCCCTCACCGCGCACCTCTCTCTCTACCACGCCGCCGCGAACCCTAGCCCCGCCACCGCTGctgcctctacctcctcctcgtcACCGCGCGCTGCGATCCTCCGGTGGCTCGCCTCCCTCTCCCCCGCCGCGCGCGCTGCGGCTGccacctccctcctctcccccgccgcggCTGCCGCGCTGCTCTCCATGGTCCGCCGGCTCCGCCTCCGCGGCCACTCCTCCTTCTTCGTGCTCCACTCCTCGTCCCCGTCCACCTCCGCGCGCGGAGCCGAGGAGCCAACCGTCCTCTCGCGCCTCTCCCGGGGCCTCCTCGCCCGCGCCGCCGCCAGCTCCCGGGCGCAGGCGCTCCTCTTCGCCAACACCCTCCTCTTCCCCTCGTCGCCCGCATCGTCGCGGCGCCCCGACGTGATCACCGTCGCCGAAGCCTTCGTCGCTGACCTCGACGGCTTTGTCGCAGCCATGGATGAGATCTCTGGCGGGAGGTTCCTCTGCTGCGGGGAGGGGGAAGTGGACCTGGCCGCGCTGGCGTGTCAAGATTTCCCGGAGCTGCCCTGGCTTAATGCCAAGGGGTACTACGTGATCGAGGAGTTTCTGGCCAATAGGTTGGATATCGCACTGCGAATGTCGTGGGCAGCGGCAGGGGGTGGGTCAGCTGGAGGGAGAAAGGCGGTGAGAATTGGGAAGAGTGCGAAGGAGAAGGCTGGGCTTGCTGCAAACGCGTTCTGGAGGGAGAAGGGATATGCGGATTGGTGGATGAGACTGGAGCCTCGGATGAGAGCAAGTCTCATGGGGGTATTCTTCGGGAAAGGTGCAATGGCCCTG GCAAATGAGATGGTTGAAGGATCAGACAGTGCCTCAAGGGATAATTTAGGTGAACCAGGATCATTCGTGGCAAACGAATCTTGTGAATGTACACGGCAGTCTCTGTTCAGAAAGAATTGTGCTTCTTCCGTTGATGGTGCAAACATTCTGTCTTGCAGCAAGAAGTCTGTATTTTATAAAGAGTTGAAAAGACTGAAACTAGTTGAGGAGATAGTCTGTTTGAAGAGCAACATTACTTGCTGCAGCGGTGATGCAATCTTTTTCACTTCATTAGTGtcggctgctactgctgctggtgATGTACTTATGAAATTACAAGGGCTTCTCATGGTGGTGTCGACAGAAAGTATAAATCTTGAACTTATTGGGGATGAAGCCCCCAAAAAGAAAGATGTTGAAAAGACCAGTGGAGGTTCTCGGAAAGGAAAGAAGAAGTCTAACACCTTGAAAAAGCTAACGACATCTGCTAAGCCATCTAAG TTAACCTTTTTCCAGGATAATGGATGCAGTAGTTCAGATAATCGCAATTGTAGTCCTTTACCAAACCATTGTGCTCCATCTGTTGAAGGCACTGCTGCTGGACCTCCATCTGAAAAAACTCCTTACAAGGAAATTGTACCAACAACGAAG GAACAAACTGTCTCGTTGGATGGTTGCAAAAATCAATGTAACAAAAAGAAGAACAAGCGGAAAGGGAAAACAAAACTATCAAATCCGATGAGGCCTGAGAGCCCAAGATCTACCAAATTAAAAACAGTTGTTCCCCATAGTGCTGCAGAGGCCTTGCATGAAGCTGCTAAAGAGGCTGATGTCTCACCTCATCACCCATCGTATGTCCATCCTTCCAAGAACGAGATCTCTGAAGCTGTTAGCTGTTCTGACCCTTCCATTTTATCTAATGGAACAAAGGTAATATCCACCAGTAAGGGCACAAAACTTGAAGACACATTGTATTCTCCTAGAGTTCACTCATCACTTGCTACAGAACGTTTTCAGAGTGCCCATGATGATGCCTTCAAAGTGGCTGTGCAGGCCTCATCGTACCTTAGCCAAAGTGAATCCTTGGTTCAGTCATCCTCTTGTCTACCTTCCAGAAGCAATGAGGTCTCTTCTACTAATCTGTATGGAAGTTCAGTTGACTCCTTGGTAAGATCTGCACAGGAAAAAACTGAATGTGATGGGAAACATGTGGATCATAAATCTGAAGTGACAAAGGACAGAATTTTACCTTCTGCTATTCCTACTGACATGCTTCAAAGTGCTATAAGTAAAAATGGTGGAGTTATGAAAAATGGTGGTGGTGAATGTTATGTATACAATAGGAACCTACTGGGAGGAACGTCGTATGAATGGCCTAGTGTAACACCATCTCATTTTGTATCTCCTCAAATGCAACAACGTCCAGCTGCAGCAGACAGGTTGCATCTTGATGTTGGTTACAGATGGCCAACTCaatttaaccaaccctttcttccTGCCAACCATCAGGTGAGGAATCCGCCAATTGATGCTGGACACAATCAAATGTTACCTTCTCTAGCAGTTCCACTAAGTTTTGACTGGCCTCCAGTTTTTAGAGGTTATGGTAAAAATGCTTCTGTAAGCTATGATCCATTGTATACCCCACAGATGCAATCTTCTGCTTGGTCAGGGTTCCCTGCTCAACTAGTGCAAAGAGGGGGTATTTGCAGTGACAGTGATGTTGCGGATGATACTGAAAGCTATTGGTTTTCTGAAGAAGAATCAGATAGTCGTGCACATTCTGGAAGAGATATTAATCAATACTTTGGTGGAGGTGTGATGTACTGGAGTCCTGCAGAACATGCAGGAACTGGTTTTTCCAGGCCACCATCTCTTAGTTCAGATGATAGTGCCTGGGCTTGGCATGAGGCTGATGTTATACGAGTTGTTGATGATGTAGCTAATGGTATTCCATCTACATACACAAATGGTGTATCATCACCACCCTCCACTCCATCTTGTTCTCAAAATGAATCTTTGGATCCAGCTGCTCACTTGATAACAGGGAATGAGATCAATAATGAAGCTCTGACTTCTCCATCTTCGGTGCAAGATAGTCCTGAAGATAAAATAATGCAAGTTGCAAAGGCTGTGTCTTGTGGCAGTGAAGTAGTTAAGGCAGATACATTGCCATATGCCATGCTGCGGCCGATAGTTGTTCCTagtatatcacgaaggtcatcacGATCTGAGATTAAGGGTGCTCATGATCACAGGAGGAGCCCATGTGTACCATCAACAAGGAGGGACATACCTATTCTAAGAAGACCTCCATCACCAGTAGTACTTAGTGTTCCTCGCGTACCTAGGCCACCACCTCCTTCACCTGCTGGAGAGTCAAGAAAACGAGGGTTCCCTATCGTTAGATCCGGCAGCTCAAGTCCTCGACATTGGGGGATGAGAGGTTTATTTTCTGAAGACAAAATTTTTCATAGGGCTCAGTTTTGCTTGGATGGTCCTGAAGTTGTATGGCCTTCATGGGGTAACAAGGGTACTTCTGGTACATTGGTGCAAACAATTGAGGATACTGTTTTGCAGGACCACCTTGTTAAGATTTCACAGCTATCTTGTGATCAACAT CCAGATGTGGCATTGCCTGTACAGCCACTAGATATGCTAAATGGTTCGTCTCACAAGGCATCCCTCTCTTTGATGCACAATGCTCTACATGAAGAAATAGATCAATTCTGTAAGCAG GTTGCTGCTGGTAATCTGGTGAGGAGGCCCTATATAAACTGGGCTGTCAAAAGAGTCACCCGTTGCCTGCAGGTTCTGTGGCCTCGCTCCCGTACAAATCTATTTGGCTCAAATGCCACTGGTCTGGCTCTTCCAACTAGTGATGTTGATCTTGTGGTTAGTCTTCCTCCTGTCCGAAACCTG GAACCTATTAAAGAAGCTGGAATTTTGGAAGGCCGTAATGGCATCAAGGAAACATGTCTACAG CATGCAGCAAGGTGTCTTACTAACCAGGACTGGGTTAGAAGTGATTCCCTTAAAACAGTTGAAAACACAGCT ATACCTGTGATCATGCTTGTAGCGGATGTACCCTGTGACACGAATATGTCCAATGAGTATTCTTCAGTACTAGATGGCTCACAAGACTATTCAGTtaacatgcttggagaacaagggAGTCCTCCTCGGTCTGACACCTCTAGTTCAGAAGGCAGCAACATGCTGATGTGCTCAAAATTGAATAAGGATGATTGTGATATTGTGCAGTCAATTCGTCTTGATATAAGTTTCAAATCGCCATCCCATACAGGACTGCAGACTACTGAGTTG GTACGTGAGTTGAGCCAGCAATTTCCTGCAGTTatacctcttgccttgattctcaaGAAGTTTTTGGCTGACCGGAGTTTGGACCACCCCTATTCAGGTGGTCTGAGCTCTTACTGTTTG GTGCTGTTAATTGTTCGTTTTCTCCAGCATGAGCATCATCTTGGTCGACCTATTAATAAA AATCTGGGCAGCCTTTTGATGGATTTCTTGTACTTCTTTGG GAACATATTTGATCCACGCCATATGCGCATTTCTATCCAAGGAAGTGGAATTTATTTGAATCGAGAAAGAGGGCAAAG CATTGACCCGATTCACATAGATGATCCACATTGCCCTGCTAACAATGTGGGCAGGAATTGTTTCCGCATTCACCAATGTATTAAG GCATTTGCTGATGCGTTTGCTGTTCTTGAGAATGAGCTACTGCAGTTCAGTTCAGAATGTAGCATGCCTGTATCTTCATTCAATATACTAAAGAAAATAATCCCAAGTATTGATTCTGATGAGCTGTAG
- the LOC100278145 gene encoding uncharacterized protein isoform X4 codes for MVEGSDSASRDNLGEPGSFVANESCECTRQSLFRKNCASSVDGANILSCSKKSVFYKELKRLKLVEEIVCLKSNITCCSGDAIFFTSLVSAATAAGDVLMKLQGLLMVVSTESINLELIGDEAPKKKDVEKTSGGSRKGKKKSNTLKKLTTSAKPSKLTFFQDNGCSSSDNRNCSPLPNHCAPSVEGTAAGPPSEKTPYKEIVPTTKEQTVSLDGCKNQCNKKKNKRKGKTKLSNPMRPESPRSTKLKTVVPHSAAEALHEAAKEADVSPHHPSYVHPSKNEISEAVSCSDPSILSNGTKVISTSKGTKLEDTLYSPRVHSSLATERFQSAHDDAFKVAVQASSYLSQSESLVQSSSCLPSRSNEVSSTNLYGSSVDSLVRSAQEKTECDGKHVDHKSEVTKDRILPSAIPTDMLQSAISKNGGVMKNGGGECYVYNRNLLGGTSYEWPSVTPSHFVSPQMQQRPAAADRLHLDVGYRWPTQFNQPFLPANHQVRNPPIDAGHNQMLPSLAVPLSFDWPPVFRGYGKNASVSYDPLYTPQMQSSAWSGFPAQLVQRGGICSDSDVADDTESYWFSEEESDSRAHSGRDINQYFGGGVMYWSPAEHAGTGFSRPPSLSSDDSAWAWHEADVIRVVDDVANGIPSTYTNGVSSPPSTPSCSQNESLDPAAHLITGNEINNEALTSPSSVQDSPEDKIMQVAKAVSCGSEVVKADTLPYAMLRPIVVPSISRRSSRSEIKGAHDHRRSPCVPSTRRDIPILRRPPSPVVLSVPRVPRPPPPSPAGESRKRGFPIVRSGSSSPRHWGMRGLFSEDKIFHRAQFCLDGPEVVWPSWGNKGTSGTLVQTIEDTVLQDHLVKISQLSCDQHPDVALPVQPLDMLNGSSHKASLSLMHNALHEEIDQFCKQVAAGNLVRRPYINWAVKRVTRCLQVLWPRSRTNLFGSNATGLALPTSDVDLVVSLPPVRNLEPIKEAGILEGRNGIKETCLQHAARCLTNQDWVRSDSLKTVENTAIPVIMLVADVPCDTNMSNEYSSVLDGSQDYSVNMLGEQGSPPRSDTSSSEGSNMLMCSKLNKDDCDIVQSIRLDISFKSPSHTGLQTTELVRELSQQFPAVIPLALILKKFLADRSLDHPYSGGLSSYCLVLLIVRFLQHEHHLGRPINKNLGSLLMDFLYFFGNIFDPRHMRISIQGSGIYLNRERGQSIDPIHIDDPHCPANNVGRNCFRIHQCIKAFADAFAVLENELLQFSSECSMPVSSFNILKKIIPSIDSDEL; via the exons ATGGTTGAAGGATCAGACAGTGCCTCAAGGGATAATTTAGGTGAACCAGGATCATTCGTGGCAAACGAATCTTGTGAATGTACACGGCAGTCTCTGTTCAGAAAGAATTGTGCTTCTTCCGTTGATGGTGCAAACATTCTGTCTTGCAGCAAGAAGTCTGTATTTTATAAAGAGTTGAAAAGACTGAAACTAGTTGAGGAGATAGTCTGTTTGAAGAGCAACATTACTTGCTGCAGCGGTGATGCAATCTTTTTCACTTCATTAGTGtcggctgctactgctgctggtgATGTACTTATGAAATTACAAGGGCTTCTCATGGTGGTGTCGACAGAAAGTATAAATCTTGAACTTATTGGGGATGAAGCCCCCAAAAAGAAAGATGTTGAAAAGACCAGTGGAGGTTCTCGGAAAGGAAAGAAGAAGTCTAACACCTTGAAAAAGCTAACGACATCTGCTAAGCCATCTAAG TTAACCTTTTTCCAGGATAATGGATGCAGTAGTTCAGATAATCGCAATTGTAGTCCTTTACCAAACCATTGTGCTCCATCTGTTGAAGGCACTGCTGCTGGACCTCCATCTGAAAAAACTCCTTACAAGGAAATTGTACCAACAACGAAG GAACAAACTGTCTCGTTGGATGGTTGCAAAAATCAATGTAACAAAAAGAAGAACAAGCGGAAAGGGAAAACAAAACTATCAAATCCGATGAGGCCTGAGAGCCCAAGATCTACCAAATTAAAAACAGTTGTTCCCCATAGTGCTGCAGAGGCCTTGCATGAAGCTGCTAAAGAGGCTGATGTCTCACCTCATCACCCATCGTATGTCCATCCTTCCAAGAACGAGATCTCTGAAGCTGTTAGCTGTTCTGACCCTTCCATTTTATCTAATGGAACAAAGGTAATATCCACCAGTAAGGGCACAAAACTTGAAGACACATTGTATTCTCCTAGAGTTCACTCATCACTTGCTACAGAACGTTTTCAGAGTGCCCATGATGATGCCTTCAAAGTGGCTGTGCAGGCCTCATCGTACCTTAGCCAAAGTGAATCCTTGGTTCAGTCATCCTCTTGTCTACCTTCCAGAAGCAATGAGGTCTCTTCTACTAATCTGTATGGAAGTTCAGTTGACTCCTTGGTAAGATCTGCACAGGAAAAAACTGAATGTGATGGGAAACATGTGGATCATAAATCTGAAGTGACAAAGGACAGAATTTTACCTTCTGCTATTCCTACTGACATGCTTCAAAGTGCTATAAGTAAAAATGGTGGAGTTATGAAAAATGGTGGTGGTGAATGTTATGTATACAATAGGAACCTACTGGGAGGAACGTCGTATGAATGGCCTAGTGTAACACCATCTCATTTTGTATCTCCTCAAATGCAACAACGTCCAGCTGCAGCAGACAGGTTGCATCTTGATGTTGGTTACAGATGGCCAACTCaatttaaccaaccctttcttccTGCCAACCATCAGGTGAGGAATCCGCCAATTGATGCTGGACACAATCAAATGTTACCTTCTCTAGCAGTTCCACTAAGTTTTGACTGGCCTCCAGTTTTTAGAGGTTATGGTAAAAATGCTTCTGTAAGCTATGATCCATTGTATACCCCACAGATGCAATCTTCTGCTTGGTCAGGGTTCCCTGCTCAACTAGTGCAAAGAGGGGGTATTTGCAGTGACAGTGATGTTGCGGATGATACTGAAAGCTATTGGTTTTCTGAAGAAGAATCAGATAGTCGTGCACATTCTGGAAGAGATATTAATCAATACTTTGGTGGAGGTGTGATGTACTGGAGTCCTGCAGAACATGCAGGAACTGGTTTTTCCAGGCCACCATCTCTTAGTTCAGATGATAGTGCCTGGGCTTGGCATGAGGCTGATGTTATACGAGTTGTTGATGATGTAGCTAATGGTATTCCATCTACATACACAAATGGTGTATCATCACCACCCTCCACTCCATCTTGTTCTCAAAATGAATCTTTGGATCCAGCTGCTCACTTGATAACAGGGAATGAGATCAATAATGAAGCTCTGACTTCTCCATCTTCGGTGCAAGATAGTCCTGAAGATAAAATAATGCAAGTTGCAAAGGCTGTGTCTTGTGGCAGTGAAGTAGTTAAGGCAGATACATTGCCATATGCCATGCTGCGGCCGATAGTTGTTCCTagtatatcacgaaggtcatcacGATCTGAGATTAAGGGTGCTCATGATCACAGGAGGAGCCCATGTGTACCATCAACAAGGAGGGACATACCTATTCTAAGAAGACCTCCATCACCAGTAGTACTTAGTGTTCCTCGCGTACCTAGGCCACCACCTCCTTCACCTGCTGGAGAGTCAAGAAAACGAGGGTTCCCTATCGTTAGATCCGGCAGCTCAAGTCCTCGACATTGGGGGATGAGAGGTTTATTTTCTGAAGACAAAATTTTTCATAGGGCTCAGTTTTGCTTGGATGGTCCTGAAGTTGTATGGCCTTCATGGGGTAACAAGGGTACTTCTGGTACATTGGTGCAAACAATTGAGGATACTGTTTTGCAGGACCACCTTGTTAAGATTTCACAGCTATCTTGTGATCAACAT CCAGATGTGGCATTGCCTGTACAGCCACTAGATATGCTAAATGGTTCGTCTCACAAGGCATCCCTCTCTTTGATGCACAATGCTCTACATGAAGAAATAGATCAATTCTGTAAGCAG GTTGCTGCTGGTAATCTGGTGAGGAGGCCCTATATAAACTGGGCTGTCAAAAGAGTCACCCGTTGCCTGCAGGTTCTGTGGCCTCGCTCCCGTACAAATCTATTTGGCTCAAATGCCACTGGTCTGGCTCTTCCAACTAGTGATGTTGATCTTGTGGTTAGTCTTCCTCCTGTCCGAAACCTG GAACCTATTAAAGAAGCTGGAATTTTGGAAGGCCGTAATGGCATCAAGGAAACATGTCTACAG CATGCAGCAAGGTGTCTTACTAACCAGGACTGGGTTAGAAGTGATTCCCTTAAAACAGTTGAAAACACAGCT ATACCTGTGATCATGCTTGTAGCGGATGTACCCTGTGACACGAATATGTCCAATGAGTATTCTTCAGTACTAGATGGCTCACAAGACTATTCAGTtaacatgcttggagaacaagggAGTCCTCCTCGGTCTGACACCTCTAGTTCAGAAGGCAGCAACATGCTGATGTGCTCAAAATTGAATAAGGATGATTGTGATATTGTGCAGTCAATTCGTCTTGATATAAGTTTCAAATCGCCATCCCATACAGGACTGCAGACTACTGAGTTG GTACGTGAGTTGAGCCAGCAATTTCCTGCAGTTatacctcttgccttgattctcaaGAAGTTTTTGGCTGACCGGAGTTTGGACCACCCCTATTCAGGTGGTCTGAGCTCTTACTGTTTG GTGCTGTTAATTGTTCGTTTTCTCCAGCATGAGCATCATCTTGGTCGACCTATTAATAAA AATCTGGGCAGCCTTTTGATGGATTTCTTGTACTTCTTTGG GAACATATTTGATCCACGCCATATGCGCATTTCTATCCAAGGAAGTGGAATTTATTTGAATCGAGAAAGAGGGCAAAG CATTGACCCGATTCACATAGATGATCCACATTGCCCTGCTAACAATGTGGGCAGGAATTGTTTCCGCATTCACCAATGTATTAAG GCATTTGCTGATGCGTTTGCTGTTCTTGAGAATGAGCTACTGCAGTTCAGTTCAGAATGTAGCATGCCTGTATCTTCATTCAATATACTAAAGAAAATAATCCCAAGTATTGATTCTGATGAGCTGTAG